One Antennarius striatus isolate MH-2024 chromosome 9, ASM4005453v1, whole genome shotgun sequence genomic window, TGGAACTGCAGGATTGGAACTTTAACACTGCTGTCTTCCAGCTCGACTCCCACTCTCCTCCTGTCCAGACATTTCAACAGAGCACCTACTGTCCTCAGCTACCCAATGGaggtccacaaacacacacacacacaaacacatgaaaaggaTGGCCCATTCATAATCACCGCCTGCACTCCTTATGGAATGATGGATAGGATGAGTGTTATCAAGCTGTCTCACCATCAGGGGTGAGTCAAAGGAGACGCAGGATGAGAGATAGGACATTTTGTCCTTCTCTGAAATGAAGGCAGGAAGAAAAGGCAGATTGGCAGAAAGTAGCCTTTGTTTACTGACCTCCAGACctacaacatttaaaaatggaCTCAATATCAATCAACTGATTGCAGAAAATTATGCAAACTATAGATAGATACAGAATTGGATAAAATAGATTGGTGTTTGTTTACCAAAGTCAACATATGGATATGTAACAACCTCGGGCCTGTTCTCAGAGTTCGAACCTAGGATACAGCAACAAAAAAGTCaccaaatacaaaaataaatgcattaacTAGGTTGACTAGAATCATATCACCTGTTCTGTAAAGTGTTCTGTAAAAATCAGTATAACACAGTCTATAATAGCTACGCAATCAGTGATTTATATAATCACTGTAGTATCAAGAAGCTCTTATCTTATTTAATTCCCTTGACCTAGAAACTTTTATCACAACATGTCAATCTTTCTGTTCTATTTTTCTGGATATGCTGATGATGCAAGTGAGATGCAAGTGACTCACCAAGTTGTTGCAGGAAGCGTGTCATACAATGCTCCTGTTTCGCACTGGTTATTATTACATGGGGATTAACCTCTTGGATGActacaaaaacagcaaaaaaacattttatatatattaaagCACACAAAccttgtactgtatgtgcttaCACCGAGATATCAGTTCTGTGAAAGAATATGACTGTCTTTTACCTCTGGCCAGTAGAGGGAGCTCGTAGTTGTCAGGAGTGTCTGCCATGCAGTGCAAAGACGAATCCTTACAGTCATAGAAGGACAGGCCCAACTGTCCGTTCTGGGCTAAAACACTCAGTATAAccttttatgaataaaacacaGGCTTTACACTGCTGCAGACATTTACTGAAATGATGGTGAATGTGACGTCTAGACCTACCACTAGtgagtcttcctcctcttcttcatctccactAATGCAGGAGGAACCAAAAACTACCCGTCTTCCGTCTCTCAGACTGTCCAGTGCTGCCATGACATATCACCCctccacaaaaacagaattaatatatgataataatgataataacaataacaaaataataataataatactaagaCTGTTCTTATTAATTTCGTTGTGTATAGCAATGCGTAGGATTTACGTTAGGTAAGGTTATACAGCTAAACAGAGTAAACATGTTATAAACCATTTAGCCAGGTAAGCTACATTACTTAAGCTAGCTACCTTGAACTGAACTATTATCAGTTTTTATTAAAAGCGGATATacattacataaatatattaactacATACTTACAGGGGGTTGAAGTTCTCGTTAGTAAGATAATAGGATGTAAGGGTCGCTCTTATAGTAGAAACGCTAATTATAATGGAGTTCAACAAACTTTCCTCCCACAGCCGGCTGTCATTCAGCCGGAAGGAACCCTTCACTTGACCCCTCAACTCAAGCTTCCGTCGTGCCCCTcggttgtcatgacaacagtcTCACGAGCGCTAAACTGACCTAGTTTGAAACCAAAGTCCGATGAGATCGAGATGTAATCACTGAAAGTACTTTAACAGATGTTTATTAATGTGAATAAACACAACCCCagatctctctctgtctgttgtttcatatatcaatcaatcaatcaatcaatcaatcaatcaatcaatcaatcaatcaatcaatcaattctgtctgtctgtctgtctgtctgtctgtctgtctgtctatctatctatctatctatctatctatctgtctatctatctatctatctatctatctatctatctatctatctatctatctatctatctatctatctatctatctatctatctatctatctatctatctgtttgtttgtttgtttgtttgtttgtttgtttgttcatggtATCTTAATCCACATGTCTGTGCAACAGCAGCAGGCAATCAAGATTGAGTAAGtatgaaagaaatgaatgacaGCAATGTATGAAAATGAATTACAATCATTCAAAAAGCATATTGACAAATAGTCTTACTGGTTGATGTTTTTCTAAAGTTTCATGTAAGCAATTTTAATTCATGTGTGAGTCATATTTACTTTTACTCTAACCATGCAGACTATCATTTAATGATACTATTGCATTCAGGCAGATTGTCATTGAGAGACAGTAATGATGGTGATTTTTCAATTGATTgaataatatttgtattttcttaccTAACCAGTCTTTTTCTCTcataaattaacatttcataaattttactctgaaagaagaagagtaggaagtcatttattttcaatcaaAATCTAAACTTCGACTTTAAAATTCACTGTGATGCTTACAAACctacacaaacatttaaatttggaaTGTTAGTGTATatgtaacattttaataaatacatgaaataataaatacaattatgCATATTTATAAAAGTggcacatacatatatacacatacagtaattgtacacaaacaggaaatgttctGCAAAAATTGTTTAtgattgtgtttatgtgtgcataTCATTGACTACAGACAAGGTACTGCTGAACTTGAGGGGGTAGAGGCAGTTTGTGCATTTTATTTAGCCTCTCATTCCCCAAATACTGGCGTATTGACAGTCTACATAAAGCCATCAATTCTGGGGGATCACctgagaagaaaacagaaaggcaCATTATGTTAGTCTATGCTTTAGCAGATCTAACCAAAGCTAATAAGCGTAAAAAGCAGACACTCACGTGTGACACCGTTAAGGTAGCGTAGTTGTATGATGGCACCTCCTCTTACACTGCTCATAGCTGGGAACAACTCCACTCCACGAGGTAGGTCTTTAAAGGCTACACCCAGGAAGTTGCCCTCAATAATAAATCCTAGCGTTCCTGCATCAGCATCCAGGACGAGCAGGATGCACTCAGGAATGGGGAAAGGTGTTTGTGCCGTCTTGACTGACTGAGATGAAATGTGAAATTGTGGCCTAAAATCTTTCATAGCCTCCAAGTGACACTTTTTGGGGTAAAGTCCAAGACTCTGACCAGCGTGCCAGAGCTGATTGGTTTTGAGTTCCCAACCCCAGGACTGTGATTCTCCACCCACAAGCACGTTGTACCCTGAAGCCCGCAGAGGGCACTTCTGCGTGGAAATTCCCAACACAGCATGGCTCCCCCTAAGATTTGGGTTCCACAACATTTCCCATACATGGAGTCCAGTTTTCACCCCTATCTCTGCCCTCGCCCCGTCACTGCTCAGCTCAACAGGTGATCGTGTGATTTCTTGTTTGCAGGCAGAGAGCAGGAAGTGAGGTGAGTGGTGGACTGAGCTCCACTGGGAGCGGCTGTCACCTGGAGCAACCGGTGAAGAATTGAGAATGACTGCAAGGCGAGAGGAGATTGGGACAGCCATCTGTGGAAAAGCTGATGAAGACGTGGAGGGGATGTCACCTGCATTGTTCTGTGGCCAAACTGAGAGTGAGAGACCCATTAGTTCAAACAGCCTTGGCTGGGATGCTGCTAATAATCAGAGTAGAGCTGTGAAGAAGAGAAGCACCAAGAACACTCAGGTTAATACTATACACCAATACAtgaaaaaatgatcaaattcaCATGTAAAGCACGAAAGAGTAAAGCAAGAAATTAGTAGAGCAACAACAAGAAATCTCTATGAGAAAATTTATAGTTTAGGGTAATTCACCTTTTGGAGTAGATCGCTACAAAGAATGTCCCAATGTGCTCCAATAAATGTGCTATTCTCACCAGAGGTCCGTCTGACTCCTTGTCTGGACGTGGATGAAGCGTCTCAGATCCCCCGTCTGTGTCGGAGCGTTATAACAGGCGCTTATCAAGCACCTTGTGCGTCTTATCGCTGATGGGTTACTCAGATGTTGTATTTAGCCCGGTGTTTTGGTTGTGGTTTCTGTGACGACCTCCGAGTCGGGAACAGCACAGTCCATCACTACCAGCTGACGCCATCCGGAGACAAGGACGACAGATCTCCTGACGCGTTTGGAAACTCCTGAACATTGACGGGCATAAACAGATTAACATCAAACGCTTTCTTCCGTCTCCGCACATCCAGTTAATCTTATCTTGTCCTGTAATGTACGTAAACATAAATAGCGAAGCACAAGAAAAGGATCAAACTCGGGCTTTTATATaacaagaagagaaaaatgaaataaaagccgAAGCGACTCATGATGTGGGAACGCACATGCGCACAGCGTCGCCTTTGGGCCGTAAGCCCTGAGCGCTGTCTTCCAGACAACCTTGCTCGAATTtataaatgattattattattgattatcttttgtggtttattttttgttatgtaGGAAGTATTAATATATTCAacttaatatttttcatttctttcttgtgAAACTGTCCAGTATGAGGGTAATTACTTACATCCCACAGATGCCAGCTATACTGCGCCATACTAACTAAATGAATTCATGAAGACCATGTAATAATGAGCCATAAACCAATAACTCAGTTTCAGGTAGTGATGCATGAACAGCATAATCTTATCTTCTTCTTAAAATCTTCTCATACAGTTCTTTTTCCAAATTCTATCTCAACGCTTGGGATGGGAGTACTGTAATTGTTCTGATCTGCCTGCTGACTCTTCTCCACAAAGACACGCTGTTAATTGAACACTTTTATCAGCTCAGTGATGATGTTATTCTTCATTACTCTGGTCTCTTTGCAAAGGTaaattatcagtattatcatcACACTCTTAATAATGTTCTTTTTGTGAAATCCAGATTTTGACCACAGTAgttaatttgtaattaattcatcatttatgTTTTCCTGACAAACTGAGcactcttttcattttttaaatatgtaaatgtgtaggattctttttttgtcagtgcAGTAATTCAAAACTTAAAGACTCAAAGAAtatgaatgataaaaaaaaaagtgtgttcaATCTGTTCAGCCTTGTTGATGAAATGAGGCCAGAAATCCCTCTTTTTTTAAGACATTGCTGATGGCTGAAATGCCCTTTTAACTGTGTGACGGAGTGACATAAAAGTACGCCATACGTTTACGCGGttatgcacagaaaaaatacacaGTTCTGTGAGATATTTCTGTGACATGGATATCTATTCTTCAGAACTTCTCAGCTTTCACAAAGTCATACACAAGAAAAGCAATCagtgttttttatatatgtCTAAAGTAAACAAAACGAGATTAAATAGTATTAAATTATACCAACTCATTGAGATGTGAGCTGAGTACGTGTGAATGTGATTTgattattgagaaaaaaattttttttctcaaattaacTGGCAAAATGGTTGTTAAATTCAGCACAAGGTATCATTTCAACAATAGCACCCATTCCCCAAAACATCAAATGAATAGTAATAAATGACCAAACATTGCAGAGAAATAGTCCAATCTTTGTcgtcatatttattttattcttctctGACTTCAAAAGCAGTTGATTGTATTTCAGTAATATTAAAttaccaaagaaaaaaatgttgtgtcCATCACTGACGACATTACAGAATACTACTTATTCATAATTTTAGAatgtaaagatatttttttaaatttagcatGAGTTCTGTATGTGGTCTTAGTAACATTATCGTAACAAATTCCAGAAAGGAAAAAAGGTAATGGGTTGTTATCCAACCAGTTTCATAAGCTGCTATGAATTTAACAGCAATTTTGGAAAAGCTTTTCAAATTGATCGTGCAATTATAAGTGGATCGCCTCTAATATGAACCGCTACTTCCCAAAGTTTTGTTAATAACATTATGTTAACCCCGTGTGGTTATCCAATCAGAAGAAGGG contains:
- the si:ch1073-228j22.2 gene encoding SPRY domain-containing SOCS box protein 1 isoform X2 produces the protein MAVPISSRLAVILNSSPVAPGDSRSQWSSVHHSPHFLLSACKQEITRSPVELSSDGARAEIGVKTGLHVWEMLWNPNLRGSHAVLGISTQKCPLRASGYNVLVGGESQSWGWELKTNQLWHAGQSLGLYPKKCHLEAMKDFRPQFHISSQSVKTAQTPFPIPECILLVLDADAGTLGFIIEGNFLGVAFKDLPRGVELFPAMSSVRGGAIIQLRYLNGVTRDPPELMALCRLSIRQYLGNERLNKMHKLPLPPQVQQYLVCSQ
- the si:ch1073-228j22.2 gene encoding SPRY domain-containing SOCS box protein 1 isoform X1 is translated as MGLSLSVWPQNNAGDIPSTSSSAFPQMAVPISSRLAVILNSSPVAPGDSRSQWSSVHHSPHFLLSACKQEITRSPVELSSDGARAEIGVKTGLHVWEMLWNPNLRGSHAVLGISTQKCPLRASGYNVLVGGESQSWGWELKTNQLWHAGQSLGLYPKKCHLEAMKDFRPQFHISSQSVKTAQTPFPIPECILLVLDADAGTLGFIIEGNFLGVAFKDLPRGVELFPAMSSVRGGAIIQLRYLNGVTRDPPELMALCRLSIRQYLGNERLNKMHKLPLPPQVQQYLVCSQ